A single region of the Hylaeus volcanicus isolate JK05 chromosome 5, UHH_iyHylVolc1.0_haploid, whole genome shotgun sequence genome encodes:
- the LOC128877256 gene encoding uncharacterized protein LOC128877256 isoform X1 — protein MSAASKWNLSREDIQTAAKDEKELLLEHDSDPDENMLFNQPSTSTTETNTSKTDGKMDSVRLQIHEVTEVMRDNVQKVMERGERLEDLQEASDRLSMVGGEFRAAAKRAQQRAWLQNFKTRIILVAITVTVVVCIIVLDIMVLYLVLR, from the exons ATGTCGGCTGCTAGCAAATGGAATTTGTCCAGGGAGGACATACAAACCGCTGCGAAGGACGAAAAA GAGTTGCTGCTGGAGCACGATAGCGATCCTGATGAAAACATGCTGTTCAA tcAACCTAGTACATCCACGACGGAGACGAACACGTCCAAAACGGATGGAAAAATGGACAG CGTCCGATTGCAAATCCACGAGGTAACGGAAGTGATGCGCGATAACGTTCAGAAGGTGATGGAGCGGGGCGAGAGGCTGGAGGATCTTCAGGAAGCCAGTGATCGCTTGTCCATGGTCGGGGGTGAGTTCAGGGCGGCTGCGAAGAGGGCCCAGCAACGAGCGTGGCTTCAGAACTTCAAGACGAGAATCATTCTCGTCGCCATCACGGTGACGGTCGTCGTCTGCATCATCG TTCTGGACATCATGGTGCTTTACCTGGTACTCAGATAG
- the LOC128877256 gene encoding uncharacterized protein LOC128877256 isoform X2, with protein sequence MSAASKWNLSREDIQTAAKDEKELLLEHDSDPDENMLFNQPSTSTTETNTSKTDGKMDSVRLQIHEVTEVMRDNVQKVMERGERLEDLQEASDRLSMVGGEFRAAAKRAQQRAWLQNFKTRIILVAITVTVVVCIIVSIVVKYS encoded by the exons ATGTCGGCTGCTAGCAAATGGAATTTGTCCAGGGAGGACATACAAACCGCTGCGAAGGACGAAAAA GAGTTGCTGCTGGAGCACGATAGCGATCCTGATGAAAACATGCTGTTCAA tcAACCTAGTACATCCACGACGGAGACGAACACGTCCAAAACGGATGGAAAAATGGACAG CGTCCGATTGCAAATCCACGAGGTAACGGAAGTGATGCGCGATAACGTTCAGAAGGTGATGGAGCGGGGCGAGAGGCTGGAGGATCTTCAGGAAGCCAGTGATCGCTTGTCCATGGTCGGGGGTGAGTTCAGGGCGGCTGCGAAGAGGGCCCAGCAACGAGCGTGGCTTCAGAACTTCAAGACGAGAATCATTCTCGTCGCCATCACGGTGACGGTCGTCGTCTGCATCATCG tatcCATCGTCGTGAAATATTCGTGA